The Pirellulales bacterium DNA segment CCTTTGGTTCCCCGGAAATCCCGCGAAATCGTATTCCGTAGCAGAACTCGCAAGAGTTCTGGCTTTATGTTTCGTAACCAAACTGGTTCCGACGGCACCGGGACGGTGCCTACTACTCTGGAATTCTCGCGAATTCCGCTATCCGTAGCAGAACTCGCAAGAGTTTTGGCTTTACCCTTCGTAACCAAACTTGTTCCGACGGCACCGGGACGGTGCCTACTACTCTGGGATTCTCGCGAATTCCGCTACCCGTAGCAGAACTCGCAAGAGTTCTGGCTTTACCCTTCGTAACCAAACTTGTCCCGACGGCACCGGGACGGTGCCTACTACCCTGGAATACCGCTACGCCGCAACGGGGTTTTCCCAGCCGGCGGTGGCAATCCACGATTTATTGAGGCCTAGGACCTTTTCCGCCGTAACAGAGGCATGCGGGAATAAACGGCGGACTTCCGCACCGCTGAGAAGACGTATTTCCCGCACCAGTTCCACCGCCGCGGCCCGATCACGCACGCGGCCATAGGTTCCCAGGGAGACATGTTGTAACAACCATACTTGGGCCCATTCGGGCAGGAACTGAAAACCGGGGGTCAAAAAGTGCGGCTCAATGGGAAAATAGCGATTCGGCGTTTGAATATAGATCCGCTGTCCGACCCGCTGGACTTCCGCCGCCATCCGGGCCTGATCGGACCATTGGCCGACATGCTCAATCACCGAATTCGAGATCACCACCTCAAAGCTGCCATCGGCAAATTGCGACAGATCGCGGGCGTCGCCCCGCAAATACTGAAAATCCGGATGGCGCTCCGCGGGGAGTTCAATATTTAATAACGTAATGTGCCAATTCGCCGGAATCTGTTCCACCAGGCTTAGCCAGTAATCGGGCGTTCCCCCCACGTCCAAAATCCGCACCGGCCCCTCTAAGCGGCTCAACAAACCATGCAAATGCGCGAAACGTTTTTTACGACAAGCCGCCGCCCAGGAGTGTTTGCTGCGATGATCCGCCGTAGTCGCTAAAAATTGCATGCAGGAAATCCTTTAGCTAAGACAACCTAGGTGAAATAGAGCCATGTTGACGCTGACAATTCCCAAGGAAAAGTTGCAAGTCCCATGCCAGCGTGTTTTTGCTGTTCTTCACTAGCATCGCACGGACACACGCAGGGAGCGCGGCAAGGCCACTTAAAGTGTTATTAGCAGAGGAGTTCTGGATCGTTTGCCCATTTTCGGCCGGGCCCGCGGCGCGAGCTAATGTTTCGCCCCCTGTTTGTAGCGTTTACACATCATCCCCGGCAAAGAATCAACATTTCCCCTGTTCCCTAGTTAGAAAATCAAAGGCGATTCGCGGGATTTTGGGCATTTTTCGGCTTTGGCACATCAGTTGTAGTGTAGTTCCGCCGGCAAGAGCCTGGGTTGCTGGCAGGACGCTCTCGGATCCAATTTTTCCCTTTTCACGATGACTCCCTGTTGTGCCAGTGTTACCGCCGCCTCACCATTGTTGGGTCCCAGTTTGCGAATCATCCGCAGCCGTCCGCTAGCGCGGCTGGGCATCGGTTATCGCATTTTTTGCGCGACGCGGTTTCGCGCGGCGCGGACGAACCAGCATGCCGCGCGGCAAATCGCGAATCTCCAAATCGCCAGACAGGCCCAAGCGGAACAACTGAAACAACGTCCCCCCGTGGCACAACTGGCGCCTCCCCCCTGTCGGCTATTGCCAGGAGAACTGCTGCAACTAGAACGAATGCTGGTGGGCGGAAATCAAAATGAAGGCTTGCCACTAGCCAATTGGCGTATCGCCTGTGATCGACAGAAGGGCCTGGGAAATAACTGGGATTGCGAGTGTTAGTAAGCCGCCCCGTCAGGCAGGGGACAGACGGGAGATGGGTGGCGGGAAGCGGGTGTCAGGAGGTGGGTGGCGGGAGGGAACAGTGGCGAGGGGGGTTGTGGCAAGGGACATCAACCCGCAGCGTCAGAATTGTAGGTTAGGACCAACCGCCAAGAATTTTTACATTCCACTAAACGCCATCGGCGCTGTCCCAACAATAAAACTTCTTTTAACAGGAGGAAGCAGAGGGAGCAGAAACCCCCGCCGTCGTCGGAGATAATTTTCGCGACCAAAAATCGTATTGCGGGTCCCCCGCGTGAAAGCAAAAGACGGCGTCCGGTAAAGGTGGCTTATTCGCCACGGGCTGCGAACGGACCCTGACCACAATAGCGCCATCGGCACGGCGTTCGACTTGGTATTGATCTTCAGTCATGTGGGGAAAACTTTATGGTCCGCCGCGCCTTGC contains these protein-coding regions:
- a CDS encoding class I SAM-dependent methyltransferase; this encodes MQFLATTADHRSKHSWAAACRKKRFAHLHGLLSRLEGPVRILDVGGTPDYWLSLVEQIPANWHITLLNIELPAERHPDFQYLRGDARDLSQFADGSFEVVISNSVIEHVGQWSDQARMAAEVQRVGQRIYIQTPNRYFPIEPHFLTPGFQFLPEWAQVWLLQHVSLGTYGRVRDRAAAVELVREIRLLSGAEVRRLFPHASVTAEKVLGLNKSWIATAGWENPVAA